Below is a genomic region from Vairimorpha necatrix chromosome 1, complete sequence.
CAAACGAAGACCgtgtaaatataataataattgtaaagacgaaaaatgtatttatacCCACGACAAGGATCATttggaaaataaaacaggaaacaaaaaacgaaaaattGACGaattaataagaaaaacaaatctGGAAAATACGAAATCTAAAGAAGTCATTTTCAATAAGGTAGACCCAAGAAAACATTCTGAAGATGATATTCGACTTTATGCTGCCGAATTTGGTACACTCGcctcattaaaaaaattgaatgaAACGAAATGGCTCTTAACTTTCGAAGACGAAGCTACTGCAAAATTGATAGTCGAGTCGAGGAATCACGTCATGGGAGacgaaaatataaaaaaatattttaatttattggaaaatcttaaaaaacatgaaCTACAGTCATTAATTGAAAAGACTGaatctttattaaataaattagataaaaataatatctcTGATGAAATAAAGcgtaattttattaaaattaaacaattAATTAAAGAAGATACTTCAGTTAATCAAATAAGTAAAGAAAATACCAAAACAAATGTCAACGTTcaaagtttatattttaa
It encodes:
- a CDS encoding zinc finger C3H domain-containing protein, translating into MNSEKQFNKFEERKDILKTPLLDGQKNIVYSMIDDINVAEDVINIIEHTIKSSNKDIKFDLIVDALSPLIQEKARQIVGKLYIYKRRPCKYNNNCKDEKCIYTHDKDHLENKTGNKKRKIDELIRKTNLENTKSKEVIFNKVDPRKHSEDDIRLYAAEFGTLASLKKLNETKWLLTFEDEATAKLIVESRNHVMGDENIKKYFNLLENLKKHELQSLIEKTESLLNKLDKNNISDEIKRNFIKIKQLIKEDTSVNQISKENTKTNVNVQSLYFNSF